One Silene latifolia isolate original U9 population chromosome 4, ASM4854445v1, whole genome shotgun sequence DNA segment encodes these proteins:
- the LOC141653799 gene encoding phospholipase D beta 1-like isoform X1, with protein MSPFRRGHTPSSDSSGHGQDSQFVSFQTSEGSLKVMRLHGHLDIWVKEAKNLPNLDQLHKTLNDLFRGLSLKGISDRSASDPYVNVSLAGAIVARTFVMRNDENPVWMQHFFVPVAHNAAELHFVVKDDDVIGSEVIGAVGIPVMELYDGARIEGTFPIVKASGNNWENGAQLSLSVQYIPVERMTMYNLGVGPGPEYHGVPKTFFPLRKGNMVTLYQDAHVEDGMLPDVRLDHHVPYSHGKCWRDIFNSISHARRLVYITGWSVTHLVKMVRYAQDASGVTLGALLKSKSQEGVRVLLLLWDDPTSKRICHFTTEGLLATNDEVTYNFFKGSSVHVILCPRSGGKGHSLIRKQEAGAIYTHHQKTVIVDADAGHYKRKIIAFLGGLDLCGGRYDTPQHSLFRTLETVHKDDYHQPNFTGSTNGCPREPWHDLHCQIDGPAAYDVLANFEDRWLKATKPRGLQKMSRSHDDHLLKIDHITDMIGFEDAISRSVEDNESWHVQVFRSIDSNSVKGFPKDPKYGTQWNLFCGKNVLIDMSIHVAYVHAIRSAQHFIYIENQYFLGSSFAWDSYRDLGANNLIPIEIALKVASKIRANERFAVYVIIPMWPEGDPKGLAMQRILFWQYKTMQMMYGIIYKALEETGMENTYEPQDFLNFFCLGNGEASDENGTRNTASSTNENTPQALTKTNRRFMIYVHSKGMIVDDEYVILGSANINQRSMAGTRDTEIAMGAYQPHYTWATKHSHPQGQVYGYRMSLWAEHLGMVDDSFRNPESLECVRKVRGMAVQNWEQFVSDEVTEMKGHLLKYPLQVDQTGNVSPLPGSETFPDLGGKVMGTFSGLQENLTI; from the exons ATGTCCCCTTTTCGTCGTGGACATACCCCCTCATCTGACAGTTCTGGGCATGGACAAGACAGTCAATTTGTGAGTTTTCAAACATCTGAAGGGTCTTTGAAAGTAATGAGATTACATGGGCATTTGGACATTTGGGTTAAGGAGGCCAAAAATCTCCCCAATTTGGACCAGCTTCACAAAACCCTTAATGATTTATTCAGGGGTTTGTCCCTAAAGGGCATATCAGATAGGTCAGCTAGTGATCCTTATGTGAATGTTTCTTTGGCGGGTGCTATCGTGGCAAGAACTTTTGTCATGAGGAATGATGAGAACCCGGTATGGATGCAACATTTCTTTGTGCCTGTAGCACATAACGCGGCAGAATTGCATTTTGTTGTCAAGGATGACGATGTTATAGGTTCTGAGGTTATAGGAGCTGTAGGTATCCCAGTAATGGAGCTATATGATGGTGCTAGAATCGAGGGAACCTTTCCAATTGTTAAAGCTAGTGGTAATAACTGGGAGAATGGAGCTCAGTTGAGTCTTTCTGTCCAATATATTCCAGTGGAGAGAATGACAATGTACAACTTGGGTGTTGGTCCTGGTCCCGAGTATCATGGTGTTCCAAAGACATTTTTCCCTCTCAGAAAAGGGAATATGGTTACCCTTTACCAAGATGCCCATGTGGAAGATGGTATGCTTCCTGATGTTAGGCTCGACCACCATGTACCTTATAGCCATGGGAAATGCTGGCGTGACATCTTCAATTCTATTTCTCATGCTCGTCGTTTAGTGTATATTACAGGGTGGTCTGTAACCCACCTTGTCAAAATGGTTCGCTATGCTCAAGATGCCTCAGGTGTAACTTTGGGAGCCCTTCTTAAATCGAAGTCTCAAGAGGGAGTAAGAgttcttcttcttttgtgggatgATCCTACGTCTAAGAGAATTTGTCATTTCACTACT GAAGGCCTGTTAGCGACAAATGATGAAGTGACTTACAATTTCTTCAAAGGCTCATCAGTGCACGTAATACTTTGCCCTCGATCAGGTGGCAAAGGGCACAGTTTGATCAGAAAACAG gAAGCTGGAGCCATCTATACTCATCACCAAAAAACTGTAATCGTAGATGCTGATGCAGGTCATTACAAGAGAAAGATCATAGCTTTTCTTGGAGGGCTAGATCTTTGTGGGGGACGGTATGATACTCCACAACATTCTCTCTTCAGAACATTGGAAACCGTACACAAGGATGACTATCATCAACCCAATTTCACT GGTTCCACAAATGGCTGCCCAAGAGAGCCGTGGCATGATTTGCACTGTCAAATTGATGGACCGGCTGCATATGATGTGCTAGCTAATTTTGAGGATCGCTGGTTAAAGGCTACGAAGCCTCGTGGGCTTCAAAAGATGAGTAGATCTCATGATGATCATTTGCTTAAAATCGATCATATTACTGACATGATTGGATTCGAGGATGCTATTAGCCGGAGTGTCGAAGATAACGAATCATGGCATGTTCAA GTCTTCCGGTCAATTGACTCCAACTCTGTGAAAGGATTTCCAAAGGACCCGAAATATGGGACACAGTGG AACCTTTTCTGCGGAAAAAATGTACTCATAGACATGAGTATACATGTGGCATATGTTCATGCTATCCGTTCTGCTCAACATTTCATTTACATTGAAAATCAGTACTTTCTAGGCTCCTCATTTGCTTGGGATTCTTACCGAGACTTGG GTGCAAATAATTTGATACCTATTGAAATTGCTCTGAAGGTTGCTAGCAAAATCAGAGCAAACGAAAGATTTGCTGTATATGTAATCATTCCAATGTGGCCAGAGGGTGATCCTAAAGGCCTTGCCATGCAGAGGATTCTGTTTTGGCAG TACAAGACAATGCAAATGATGTATGGGATAATCTACAAGGCGTTAGAAGAAACAGGAATGGAAAACACATATGAGCCTCAAGACTTTCTGAATTTCTTCTGTTTAGGAAACGGTGAGGCATCAGATGAAAATGGTACAAGAAATACTGCTAGTTCGACAAATGAAAATACTCCCCAG GCACTTACGAAGACGAATCGAAGATTTATGATATATGTTCACTCGAAAGGCATGATTGTGGATGATGAATACGTCATTTTAGGTTCCGCTAACATCAACCAGCGATCTATGGCTGGCACTCGAGATACTGAAATTGCAATGGGTGCGTATCAGCCACACTATACTTGGGCTACCAAACATTCTCATCCACAGGGACAG GTATATGGATACAGGATGTCATTGTGGGCGGAGCACCTAGGGATGGTGGACGATTCTTTTCGAAATCCTGagagcctcgagtgtgtgagaaAAGTAAGAGGTATGGCTGTGCAGAATTGGGAACAATTTGTATCCGATGAGGTGACAGAAATGAAGGGCCACCTTCTCAAGTACCCTCTTCAAGTAGATCAAACAGGGAATGTGAGCCCTCTCCCTGGTTCTGAGACATTCCCAGATTTGGGTGGGAAGGTCATGGGTACTTTCTCTGGTCTTCAGGAAAACCTCACCATTTGA
- the LOC141653799 gene encoding phospholipase D beta 1-like isoform X2 — protein sequence MSPFRRGHTPSSDSSGHGQDSQFVSFQTSEGSLKVMRLHGHLDIWVKEAKNLPNLDQLHKTLNDLFRGLSLKGISDRSASDPYVNVSLAGAIVARTFVMRNDENPVWMQHFFVPVAHNAAELHFVVKDDDVIGSEVIGAVGIPVMELYDGARIEGTFPIVKASGNNWENGAQLSLSVQYIPVERMTMYNLGVGPGPEYHGVPKTFFPLRKGNMVTLYQDAHVEDGMLPDVRLDHHVPYSHGKCWRDIFNSISHARRLVYITGWSVTHLVKMVRYAQDASGVTLGALLKSKSQEGVRVLLLLWDDPTSKRICHFTTEGLLATNDEVTYNFFKGSSVHVILCPRSGGKGHSLIRKQEAGAIYTHHQKTVIVDADAGHYKRKIIAFLGGLDLCGGRYDTPQHSLFRTLETVHKDDYHQPNFTGSTNGCPREPWHDLHCQIDGPAAYDVLANFEDRWLKATKPRGLQKMSRSHDDHLLKIDHITDMIGFEDAISRSVEDNESWHVQVFRSIDSNSVKGFPKDPKYGTQWNLFCGKNVLIDMSIHVAYVHAIRSAQHFIYIENQYFLGSSFAWDSYRDLGANNLIPIEIALKVASKIRANERFAVYVIIPMWPEGDPKGLAMQRILFWQYKTMQMMYGIIYKALEETGMENTYEPQDFLNFFCLGNGEASDENGTRNTASSTNENTPQVPLTSTSDLWLALEILKLQWVRISHTILGLPNILIHRDRYMDTGCHCGRST from the exons ATGTCCCCTTTTCGTCGTGGACATACCCCCTCATCTGACAGTTCTGGGCATGGACAAGACAGTCAATTTGTGAGTTTTCAAACATCTGAAGGGTCTTTGAAAGTAATGAGATTACATGGGCATTTGGACATTTGGGTTAAGGAGGCCAAAAATCTCCCCAATTTGGACCAGCTTCACAAAACCCTTAATGATTTATTCAGGGGTTTGTCCCTAAAGGGCATATCAGATAGGTCAGCTAGTGATCCTTATGTGAATGTTTCTTTGGCGGGTGCTATCGTGGCAAGAACTTTTGTCATGAGGAATGATGAGAACCCGGTATGGATGCAACATTTCTTTGTGCCTGTAGCACATAACGCGGCAGAATTGCATTTTGTTGTCAAGGATGACGATGTTATAGGTTCTGAGGTTATAGGAGCTGTAGGTATCCCAGTAATGGAGCTATATGATGGTGCTAGAATCGAGGGAACCTTTCCAATTGTTAAAGCTAGTGGTAATAACTGGGAGAATGGAGCTCAGTTGAGTCTTTCTGTCCAATATATTCCAGTGGAGAGAATGACAATGTACAACTTGGGTGTTGGTCCTGGTCCCGAGTATCATGGTGTTCCAAAGACATTTTTCCCTCTCAGAAAAGGGAATATGGTTACCCTTTACCAAGATGCCCATGTGGAAGATGGTATGCTTCCTGATGTTAGGCTCGACCACCATGTACCTTATAGCCATGGGAAATGCTGGCGTGACATCTTCAATTCTATTTCTCATGCTCGTCGTTTAGTGTATATTACAGGGTGGTCTGTAACCCACCTTGTCAAAATGGTTCGCTATGCTCAAGATGCCTCAGGTGTAACTTTGGGAGCCCTTCTTAAATCGAAGTCTCAAGAGGGAGTAAGAgttcttcttcttttgtgggatgATCCTACGTCTAAGAGAATTTGTCATTTCACTACT GAAGGCCTGTTAGCGACAAATGATGAAGTGACTTACAATTTCTTCAAAGGCTCATCAGTGCACGTAATACTTTGCCCTCGATCAGGTGGCAAAGGGCACAGTTTGATCAGAAAACAG gAAGCTGGAGCCATCTATACTCATCACCAAAAAACTGTAATCGTAGATGCTGATGCAGGTCATTACAAGAGAAAGATCATAGCTTTTCTTGGAGGGCTAGATCTTTGTGGGGGACGGTATGATACTCCACAACATTCTCTCTTCAGAACATTGGAAACCGTACACAAGGATGACTATCATCAACCCAATTTCACT GGTTCCACAAATGGCTGCCCAAGAGAGCCGTGGCATGATTTGCACTGTCAAATTGATGGACCGGCTGCATATGATGTGCTAGCTAATTTTGAGGATCGCTGGTTAAAGGCTACGAAGCCTCGTGGGCTTCAAAAGATGAGTAGATCTCATGATGATCATTTGCTTAAAATCGATCATATTACTGACATGATTGGATTCGAGGATGCTATTAGCCGGAGTGTCGAAGATAACGAATCATGGCATGTTCAA GTCTTCCGGTCAATTGACTCCAACTCTGTGAAAGGATTTCCAAAGGACCCGAAATATGGGACACAGTGG AACCTTTTCTGCGGAAAAAATGTACTCATAGACATGAGTATACATGTGGCATATGTTCATGCTATCCGTTCTGCTCAACATTTCATTTACATTGAAAATCAGTACTTTCTAGGCTCCTCATTTGCTTGGGATTCTTACCGAGACTTGG GTGCAAATAATTTGATACCTATTGAAATTGCTCTGAAGGTTGCTAGCAAAATCAGAGCAAACGAAAGATTTGCTGTATATGTAATCATTCCAATGTGGCCAGAGGGTGATCCTAAAGGCCTTGCCATGCAGAGGATTCTGTTTTGGCAG TACAAGACAATGCAAATGATGTATGGGATAATCTACAAGGCGTTAGAAGAAACAGGAATGGAAAACACATATGAGCCTCAAGACTTTCTGAATTTCTTCTGTTTAGGAAACGGTGAGGCATCAGATGAAAATGGTACAAGAAATACTGCTAGTTCGACAAATGAAAATACTCCCCAG GTTCCGCTAACATCAACCAGCGATCTATGGCTGGCACTCGAGATACTGAAATTGCAATGGGTGCGTATCAGCCACACTATACTTGGGCTACCAAACATTCTCATCCACAGGGACAG GTATATGGATACAGGATGTCATTGTGGGCGGAGCACCTAG